The Shewanella japonica genome has a window encoding:
- the secY gene encoding preprotein translocase subunit SecY yields MAKPGLDLKSAKGGLSELKTRLLFVIGAIIVFRAGSFVPIPGIDAAVLAELFAQQKDTILGMFNMFSGGALERASIFALGIMPYISASIIMQLLTVVHPALAELKKEGESGRKKISQYTRYGTLVLGTLQSIGIATGLPSLVPGLVANVGFGFYFVAVVSLVTGTMFLMWLGEQITERGIGNGISILIFAGIVAGLPSAIGQTAEQARQGDLNVLVLLLLAVIVFAVTYLVVFVERGQRRIVVNYAKRQQGRKVFAAQSTHLPLKVNMAGVIPPIFASSIILFPGTLAQWFGQNESMSWLSDFALAVSPGQPLYSLLYATAIVFFCFFYTALVFNPRETADNLKKSGAFIPGIRPGEQTSRYIDKVMTRLTLAGAIYITFICLIPEFMLIAWKVQFYFGGTSLLIIVVVIMDFMAQVQTHMMSHQYESVMKKANLVNKANLDRFGR; encoded by the coding sequence ATGGCAAAACCAGGACTTGATTTAAAAAGCGCGAAAGGCGGTTTATCAGAATTGAAAACTCGTCTCCTGTTCGTGATTGGTGCGATTATCGTCTTTAGAGCCGGTTCGTTTGTGCCAATTCCTGGTATTGACGCAGCTGTGTTAGCAGAGTTGTTTGCTCAACAAAAAGATACCATCCTAGGCATGTTTAACATGTTCTCGGGTGGTGCTTTAGAGCGTGCTTCTATCTTTGCTCTTGGTATCATGCCGTATATTTCGGCATCGATTATCATGCAGTTATTGACTGTAGTTCATCCTGCCCTTGCTGAATTGAAAAAAGAAGGCGAGTCAGGAAGAAAGAAAATTAGTCAATACACAAGATACGGAACGCTTGTGTTGGGTACACTCCAATCAATCGGTATCGCGACAGGTTTACCAAGCCTAGTACCTGGCCTAGTTGCCAATGTAGGATTTGGTTTTTACTTTGTAGCAGTTGTCAGCTTAGTAACAGGAACGATGTTCCTAATGTGGCTAGGTGAACAAATTACCGAGCGTGGTATTGGTAATGGTATCTCGATATTAATTTTCGCAGGTATTGTTGCTGGATTACCTTCTGCTATCGGCCAAACGGCTGAACAAGCTCGTCAAGGTGATTTGAATGTACTGGTACTGTTGTTATTAGCGGTAATCGTATTTGCTGTAACTTATTTGGTAGTATTTGTAGAACGTGGTCAACGTCGTATCGTCGTTAACTACGCAAAGCGTCAACAAGGCCGTAAGGTGTTTGCTGCGCAAAGTACACATTTACCACTTAAAGTTAATATGGCGGGTGTGATTCCACCAATTTTTGCATCCAGCATAATTTTGTTCCCAGGCACACTGGCTCAGTGGTTTGGACAAAATGAGTCTATGTCATGGTTAAGCGATTTCGCTTTAGCTGTGTCACCAGGACAACCGCTGTATTCATTATTGTATGCAACAGCTATCGTTTTCTTCTGTTTCTTCTATACTGCGTTGGTGTTTAACCCGCGTGAGACAGCTGATAACTTGAAGAAGAGTGGTGCGTTCATTCCTGGGATTCGTCCTGGAGAACAGACTTCGCGTTACATTGATAAAGTAATGACCCGCTTGACATTAGCAGGCGCTATTTACATTACCTTTATCTGCTTAATTCCGGAGTTCATGTTAATTGCGTGGAAAGTACAGTTCTATTTTGGCGGTACTTCACTACTAATTATTGTAGTCGTAATCATGGACTTCATGGCTCAGGTTCAGACCCATATGATGTCACATCAATATGAGTCTGTGATGAAGAAAGCTAACTTAGTAAACAAAGCGAATTTAGATCGCTTTGGACGCTAG
- the rpsD gene encoding 30S ribosomal protein S4, whose product MARYLGPKLKLSRREGTDLFLKSGVRAIDSKCKLEAAPGQHGARKPRLSEYGLQLREKQKVRRMYGVLEKQFRNYYKEAARLKGNTGENLLGLLETRLDNVVYRMGFGATRAESRQLVSHKSIVVNGRVVNIPSFKVSANDVVSIREKSRTQARIKASLEVAGQREKPTWVEVDSAKMEGAFKRLPERSDLSADINEQLIVELYSK is encoded by the coding sequence ATGGCAAGATACTTGGGTCCTAAGCTCAAGCTCAGCCGCAGAGAAGGTACAGACCTTTTCCTAAAAAGCGGTGTGAGAGCAATCGATTCGAAGTGTAAGCTTGAAGCTGCACCTGGTCAACATGGCGCTCGTAAGCCACGTTTATCAGAGTACGGTTTACAGCTACGCGAGAAACAAAAAGTTCGTCGTATGTACGGTGTGCTAGAAAAGCAATTCCGTAACTACTACAAAGAAGCCGCACGTCTAAAAGGCAACACAGGTGAAAACCTACTTGGTCTTTTAGAAACTCGTTTAGATAACGTTGTTTATCGTATGGGTTTTGGTGCGACTCGTGCAGAATCACGTCAATTAGTAAGCCACAAATCAATCGTGGTTAACGGTCGTGTTGTTAACATTCCGTCATTCAAAGTGTCTGCGAATGATGTTGTAAGCATCCGTGAAAAGTCACGCACTCAAGCACGTATCAAAGCGTCTTTAGAAGTGGCTGGTCAACGCGAAAAGCCTACATGGGTAGAAGTCGACAGCGCTAAAATGGAAGGTGCTTTCAAGCGTCTACCAGAACGTAGCGACTTGTCTGCGGATATTAACGAACAGCTGATCGTCGAGCTTTACTCTAAGTAA
- the rpsM gene encoding 30S ribosomal protein S13 codes for MARIAGINIPDQKHTVIALTAIFGIGRTRARAICAATSIAEDAKIKELSEAQIDILREEVAKYSVEGDLRREISMNIKRLMDLGCYRGLRHRRSLPLRGQRTKTNARTRKGPRKPIRK; via the coding sequence GTGGCCCGTATCGCTGGCATTAACATTCCTGATCAAAAGCATACAGTCATCGCATTGACTGCTATCTTTGGTATTGGACGTACACGCGCTAGAGCAATCTGCGCAGCTACTTCAATCGCTGAAGATGCTAAGATCAAGGAATTGAGCGAAGCTCAAATAGATATTCTACGCGAAGAAGTTGCCAAATACTCAGTAGAGGGTGACTTACGTCGTGAGATTTCAATGAACATCAAGCGTCTTATGGATCTTGGTTGTTATCGTGGTCTCCGCCATCGTCGTAGCCTGCCTCTTCGTGGGCAACGTACTAAGACCAATGCGCGTACGCGTAAAGGTCCACGTAAACCAATTAGAAAGTAA
- the rpsK gene encoding 30S ribosomal protein S11: MAKVPSRSPRKRVRKQVADGMAHIHASFNNTIVTITDRQGNALSWATSGGSGFRGSRKSTPFAAQVAAERAGIAAQDYGVKNLEVFVKGPGPGRESAIRALNAVGYKITNITDVTPIPHNGCRPPKKRRV; the protein is encoded by the coding sequence ATGGCTAAAGTTCCGTCACGTTCTCCGCGTAAGCGCGTACGTAAACAGGTTGCAGATGGTATGGCTCATATCCATGCATCTTTCAACAACACAATTGTCACCATTACAGATCGTCAAGGTAATGCGTTGTCATGGGCTACCTCAGGTGGTTCAGGTTTCCGTGGTTCACGTAAATCTACACCATTCGCTGCGCAGGTTGCTGCTGAGCGTGCAGGTATTGCTGCTCAAGACTACGGTGTTAAAAACCTTGAAGTTTTCGTAAAGGGTCCAGGTCCAGGTCGTGAATCAGCCATCCGTGCGCTGAATGCTGTTGGTTACAAAATTACCAACATTACCGATGTGACACCTATCCCTCATAATGGCTGTCGCCCACCTAAAAAGCGTCGTGTATAA
- the rpmJ gene encoding 50S ribosomal protein L36, whose product MKVRASVKKICRNCKIVKRSGVVRVICVEPKHKQRQG is encoded by the coding sequence ATGAAAGTTCGAGCTTCCGTGAAGAAGATCTGCCGTAATTGCAAGATCGTCAAGCGTAGTGGCGTTGTACGTGTGATTTGTGTTGAACCAAAACACAAACAGCGTCAAGGCTAA